The sequence below is a genomic window from Malania oleifera isolate guangnan ecotype guangnan unplaced genomic scaffold, ASM2987363v1 ctg291, whole genome shotgun sequence.
GGGGGATTTATTAGaaagagtaggggttggaacccgattaatagtgtaaacagcGATAAGAGTAGCTTCTCCCCAAAAGGATTCTGGGAGGGATGCAGAGAAGAGTTGAGAGCGAATAGTGTCAAGGATGTGGCGATGCTTAACATTCAACACGATCATTCTGTTAGGAGGTGAATGGACAGGATCGATGGGATAAGGTGCCGGCCTTgtgaagttctgcaatgaaaGGAGTAGAAGTATATTCTAGGGCATTGTCGGATCGAAAGACTTTAATGGTGCGATTAAACTGAGTTTTAATCATTTGCTTAAAGTCACGAAAAACAGTAAGTAACCCAGTGCGATCAAGCAAAAGATAAAACCATGTATAccgagagtaatcatcgataaaaataacaaagtaaCGAGACCCGCCCTTAGTAAGGACATGAGCAAGTCtccaaatatcagaatgaaccaaatcaaaacGTGAAGAAGACAgagaattactttcattaaaaggtaaagctttctgtttcccaagttgacaaggcatacaatcaaaaggttcaaacttaacattgcccaagcaaccactagaagctaaagactgaacacGAGATAATGAGGTATGAGCGAGACGAGAATGCCAAACACGGGAAAACACTGCAGCAGAAAGAGATGGGGGAGAACACGAACGAGGCAAATGCAGAGACGTAAGCTCGAAAAGGCGACCAACTTTACGCCAGGTCCCAACAAGTTGGCCCATCTTcggatcctgcacatcacaacctttgtaagaaaaggttaagatcaaaccatgttcaacaagttgaccaacaaaaaggagattgagagacaagttaggcacaacatatgtgcTAGGGACAAAAAAAGCAGGAGTAGAAACATAaccaagatgactaacagacatatgcgaaccatcagcagtataaattaagggaacagGAGTTAAAGACTGCTTATGcgtcactaaagaggaatcagaggtcatatgattACAACAGgggtcatatgattgcaacaggcaaaatcaataaaccaaggtgtaAAGGTACCTGTGGAGACTGATAAGGCAGTAGAAGTGTGGGAGagaacctgggtgataattgcctcaaggtcagctGCAGAAAGAGACGACAAAGGAGGTGCAGAAGATGAAGCAGAAACTGAAGAGCTAGTGGAGACAGCAGCAACAGGCCTGAAAGAGGAAGATGCCTTAGCCTTGAGAGTATCCCtagcatccttggccttcttcttaggacaatcagAAATACGGTGACCatcttccttacaatagtggcactgACCATTGAAACGGCGCAGTCTAGAAGAAGCAACAGCTGGAGCAGGAGTAAAAGAGTTTGATGGAGCAGTAGCCAAGATCATATCAATAGAATGAACCCGACGAGTCTGTTGTCGTGTCTCCTCAGAAATGAGCTCCgcaagagcaacctcaagtgtaggaataggagatcgatgtaacaaagaagctcAAGTAGTCTCAAATTCATACTGGATATGCATTATAAAGTATAGGAATTGACGACGATCCCAATATGCCGCAAAAAAGCCTAATGGACTGCTCATCAAAAAAAGCAAGGTCAGCATGAGAAAGCtgatcccaaatgccactaacctAAGCATGAAACTCAGCAATAGACTGTCTAGGTGCCTGATGCATCTgagaaagcctagtttccaaTTGAAACTCGAGAGTAGCATCACTGCCACAGTTGTATCGTTTGGCCAAAAAATTCCAAACAAGTTTGGCATTACAAAACTTAGGAAGAagactctgaatagtaggaacTAATGTATTAATAAACCAGGAAAGGATCTTACAGTGAATACTTTCCCATTTatcaagagcctcatcaaactcctcCGTGGATTGCGTGGCAGTTTTGGTAGGTTTCGGTTTTGTTCCAGTGACAAAACGCCATAATCGCCTACCAATCAAAAAAACTGACATTTGTTGAGCCCACGCATAgtagttggagccattcaaaaCAATCTCGATAGGGCGAGCAGCATCGATGAAAGAAgccattaaaaaaaaatgcaaggacaatattggaaattttgaatcacagtaaagagagtaagaactcaatagtttttttttttttttttttttttttttattagtgtGCTTCTATTAAAGAgtaggaatttaaaattttaaaaaaaaaatttgattggaAATTGGAATGGCGCTTCTCTAGTGTCAGGAGAGTTGCAGTGGAGCACAGCCGGTCGTGCAAAGGGACCACCAGAAGGCGCAGCAGTGGAACCGGTGCTGTTGCTGCAGGAGGGACAAAGCCGACGAGACGACGCCGATAGACGAGAGAAGCAAGATCGCTAGAGAATCAAGAAGGACACGAGACCAAGACGGCTGACAACGGAGAGTGGCAACAACAGAGTCCGCGAGACCACGACCACAACAAGTGCAGAGACGACGAACGGAGACGACACCGGAGAAACAGAGACGACGTCGGAGAAGGAGACAACGAACCAAGAGACCACGAACAGACCACAATGACAACGAATGCAAAGACGACGCCGAAGAAGAAGACACGAGACGGTGGAGAACTGAGACGACACCGAAGAAGGAGAAACAGAGGCGAGCGGCAAACTAAGAGACCACGACGTGCATAAGAGAGTGGCGACGAGAATGACAGCACCGAGAAGCCAAGAGAACACCAAGAGGGAGCCAGAGGATTGACGAGGGGTGCCGGAAACCAAAAGGAGAGCTGGAGCGGATGGCGGCAgcgaaaacaaaaaaaaaaacaaaaacaaaattaaagaaccctaggctctaataccatgttaaaagAGAAACTCTCAATTATACTTATTAACACTGTACAAGGTTTTATAGCTAAAGGAGGTAGGGTATACAAGAGTAAAGGAGGAAATatacaagggtacaagggtaacttaggaagtaTACTAACAATTAACAACATAATTCAGTAGGATGACGCTGTTGGAGATCACATACTAGTTTTAGCAATCCATCCCTTCTTATTCAATATGAAGGACAATAAACTTAAATTACAAACAGAACACATCCTCTTATTTTGAAGAGGCTAAATACCATGTTTAACTTCATTCAAGGGCAAAATTTTAGGATTTGTAAAGGATACCAGAGTCACTGGTATCTAATAAGTTCTACCTATTATTTGATTTGAACCAATGACTTCTGCCGTATGAAAGCAATACTCTAACCGCTGAGTTAAGTAGGTCATTTATCATCACAAAGAGAAACAAATGGGATCCACTCATGGATGGATTATAGATGTAATATTACTTATAAGCAATACCAATCAAACAGAACAAAGAGCTATAAGGCCATAATAAAGTAAAACGTAAGGGGTTGAAAGATGTAACATCAAGCATGAGTTTAACTTTGATTTTTCAGTCTTTAAATATACTGGTTAAATTTCTAATAAAGGGGCAGTTGCCCCCTTCCCAGATAAGTGGCTTTACCCATGCTTCCAAGTTCATCTCTCCCTTCCCACTTAAGTCATGCGAGCATTATAAagcaaatttttgaattctattAATCCTTCAAACTCTTTGATTATGAAAATAATGGTAAATTACTTCATTTTGATTCTTTTCATACCTATGAATTCTATAATGTGGTTGCTACTCTTTTTCTACTGAAAGAGCTTGATTAGTTAGTTGGTCTATTGATTAATTGAATTCATTAAATCATATGGCATTTAAGaggatattattatatttttaactaGATAAAGGGAAATGAAAGCTAATGTTGGAACGACAGAAGTGCTAtccaattcaaaaatatattctGCAATGTAAATATAACGAAAAGGAAAAATAATGGACAGCCCTTTTGTGAGGCTATAATCACTAACCCATCCATAATTGCTGCAGTGTCAAAGACACCATGGCCTCTATGGACCATGTGGTCATCCAAAGGGATCACCATAGCTGAGGGATCTGTGGTAATTCCACCAAAAATGCTAGAGTACATGGCCGGGAATTGCTGCTTGCCTTTGAACTTTTCACGGTTAATTTTTAGCCTTTCAATAGCCTAAACATACAAATAGCATCATCAATAAATTCATTCATAATAGACAAAATGCTATCATATATCCTCCATGATCATTGAAGTACAAATTCTATTAGATTCTAGATTTGGCCCTTGTATCCGTATTTGTATGGATTTGAACAAAATACATTTGTATTCcattttgttcaaatccacacaaatccaattTCAAGATCCAAAATAAGCTCCCAAACAAAAGGTTAGAAGCTTGAAGCACAaaccttggatttgaatttgtgtggatttggacaaaacacAATGAAAAATTGTATTGGATTTCATACAAATCCACACATCCAAATTCAAGCCCTATGCTTCCAAACACAACATTAGTTTCAAAAGGATGTTCAAGAAGCTCAAGATTACAGCCCTTTCATTCACAACAacagattttcttctttttgacaAGTAAATGACGAGTTTTACGCATAATTAAACAGGTTAGGAGTTTGGAGGACACAGATCTtggatttagaaaaaaaaaaaatgtaatgctAAATTGTATTCAGTTTCATACAAATCTAGATAAACCAAATTCAAGGCCGATGCTTCCAACACAGTATTACAGTTTCAAAAGCATGTTCAAGAAGATCAGCACTCTAGCCTTTCCATTGGCCAAAACAGACctccttttttaaaaataaataaataaatgatgaGTTTGATGCATAACTAACCAGGCAAATAACCAAAAAACTTTTATTCAGTAAAACAAGCATTAGAGTTGCTTCAGTTATCCTCTACTGTCAAGTCTTTTCTTGAAAGAGGGAGAAAAAACGCAATGAAGGAATGCAAGTCACTGTATTTATAGTCCTTTTGGAACTAGAAAATattaaggaaaggaaaagaaaaaatcaagaaatatatattttcatgtttggtcatcaataaaagtgagaaagaaaataaaaaatataccaaatatattaacaaaatttttattttaaacatcattaatatttaattttttaaaatatttaatcacattaaaataaaattttattttttgaaagtatttaatatagaagaaaaatataatgaaaaataagtttcttccatatttttctttcctttatgtTAATCCAAACAAACCCATAAATTAAGTTACATGAGCAAAGGCATTGAAGCGTTTACCTCTGAACAAGACAAAAGTGGAACATCAGATTGTTGGGTAGACACTGCAACCAAAAAACCCATATAAATCTCCAACTTCAAtttctggagagagagagagagagagagagagagcctcgaaagtatagaaaatttggaaaagaAAACAATGAATTCAAAAAGTTGCAGATGATTACAATGCAATAAAGATCAAACTAAACCAAGCACCGCCAAAAGTTTCCAAATGGTGAACAATAAAACTGAGGAAATATCCAATAGGTATGAACCAAAATCCAGAACTAAACAGAAAAAGGCAGAACGTGTAATTATTTCAGAATATTAAGGAGCGATGAGAATCCAAGCAAATCAGCAACTACCAAAAAACACATCACCcgaattttaaatttattaaagcAGAGCAACTATTCAAGAGATGTGAACAGGAATAGCAAGCGTACCAACTATAGTTTCGTCTCGATTGGAACTCCTGACAACAATCCCAAGCTGAAAACGCCCAGACCCAGTTCCCGAAAATGAGATTTTTCGCGAGGAGAGAGACGAATTCGGCAAATAATGAGATACTTGTGCACGAAGATACGAACTTTCTGAGATGGGTTTGAGGAGAGTGGAGAGCGAAGCCATGAGCGGAGGCAAAGTGAGCAATAAAAAGCTCTGAGATCAGCCAGTTCCGCCCAATGTAAAGCATTGGTTTGGTGGTAAGCCAGCAAAACGATTCAAGCGTCCAAGCCAAACGTTACGTTCGTGAACGCCCAGCGGTGCGCAGCGGGCCTTGAAATAGGAGATatgtttgctttctttctttctctttttttttttgttaatcggtaaaagtaaatatattgatcagAATATTTTGCACAAGATACTTTGGCATAGCCAGGAGAGATATATCCAAAGTCATCGTCCAACTGACTATGATGAAGACATAATATAAAAGATCTTCTTTATTGAGCAACAAAAATTTCAAGACAAATAGAATAAAACTAAAGGCATATTTAAACATTATACATGTTAAATTTATCATAAATTACTCTAAATGTATACCTTTGAATCATTTAAAGTAGTTCCCTAGGAGATGTCCTTTTTCCTTCAAACATGCAGCTATTCCAGGTGTGCCAAATGAAGTAGATCGTGGCTGCCAAGCATACTTTCTTTCCTATAGCCTATATTCCCGTGCCTTTGGCTTCTTTATGTAGTCATTTAAGAGAAGCTTTTAGTGTAGTCATAGATCTTATAATACTCAGTCATTCTCTAATTTGATCCTACACTTATTTAGTaaatttacttttgaaaaacagGTGCTCATTTGTTTCATTTCTAGAGTTACAGAGTACACACCGCAAGTTCACTCCTTCTGCTGCAATTCTATCATTTGTCATTAGCTTCCCCTTAATTCCCATCCACAGAGTAAAAGCATGTTTGGGGAGACTTCCACATTTCCATACCTTCTTATACCAGTGCACCGGGCTCCCTTTATTCCTCTAGTAATAGTAAGCCCGCTTTGTAGATAATTGACCCTCTACCACCAATGTATTTAACAAGTTTTCAACTTCCCTATAGTTCCCACAACTCTGAATGAGATGATTTTTCAGCTccattttttttgaaaagagGAGAGTTATCATGCTTGGAGGATGCCTCCCACATATTTGTTTCTCTTATGTAAAGTTGATGTGTCCACTTCGACCATAGTGAATCTTTTTTGCTTTGAACATTCCACAAAGCCCGAGTGAGTAAGGCTTTGTTCCATGCATTTAAATCAAAGATTCCTAGCCCTCCTTCATGTTTAGGAAGACATATTTTCTTCCAAGCAACTGGGGGTTTCTTCTTCCCTCCCCAAAGAAAGGTTCTACATAACCTCACAACATGATCAATAACAGATTTGGGTATATGAAATATGGCCAACCAGAAGCACTCCACCCCCTGGATGATAGAATCTATAAGTTCCAATTTACCTGCATATGAGATCGTATGATTCGACCAACCACTGAGGAGTTCAGATATTATGTTGATTAGAATAGCATAATGCATTTTATTAAGTTTGAAGGCAACCAATGGAATTCCCAAGTACCTAAAAGGAAAGGTCCCCTCCTGAAATTTTGTTAAACATCTAATATGTTCCAATTCAAATGCTTTAATTCAAGCTGACAGAAAGTTTGACTTCAGGTTATTAGCTGTTAATCTAGAGCATTTCGAAAAAATTTTCCAGGCATCCCAGCAACTGCTTAATTGAGTTTGAGTCACCCCTAGATAATAATATCATATCATCAACAAAATCTAGGTGTGTCAACTTAAACATCTCACATTTGGGATGGAATCTGTAGCTTGCATTACTGTCCAAACCTTTGAGAAGTCTAGAGAGGTATTTCATTCCAATTACAAACAAAAGAGGGGACATAGGGTCACCTTGCCGCAGGTTTTTCCTCCCTTCAAAGAAGCCATGATAGCCTCCATTGACAGATAAAGAAAAAGTAGGAGTGGAAACACACTACATTATCCAATTTACCATAATCCCAGGAAATTTCAATTGTTCCAACATTTATTTTATGAATGTCCAGGATATAAAGTCATATGCTTTCTTGAGATCTAGCTTTAACAAGCATCTAGGTGAGACTCTCTTTCTCGCATACTTCCTTATAATTTCCCGCACTAGGTAGATATTTTCtattgtacatctttgcttaacAAAAGCTGGTTGTGCAGGGCTCATAATATCCTCAAGACATGGTTTAATTCTTCCAGCAATCACCTTGGCAATCACTTTATACATCATGTTGAAACATGAAATCGATCTAAAATCATGGATAGTATCAGCATGCTTTGATTTTGAGATCAAGGCAATGACTGTATGATTTATTTGTTTTAGCAGCTTaccagataaaaaaaaaaaaaaaactctttaatAGTCAGAGAGAATTCATTCCCAATAATATTCCAAGCCTTCTTGAAGAAGCGAGCTGAAAATCCATCAGGACTCGGGGATTTAAGATCACCAATACTGAACACTGCTACTTTTATCTCCTGGTCAATCACTAGAAGTGTCATTTGAGAAGCTTGACTGTCATTGATAACTTTCCCTCTAGAGATAACTCTCGGGTCAATAGGGTTAGAAACTACATCCCTTCCTAACAGCTTAATATAGAACTTTAGGAACTCCTCCACTACTTGTTTTTGAGAAGTTGTCTGGCTCCCATCACTTCTTCTAACTGCAACTATATGGTCCATTTTCACATTCCTCCTCATTAAGGCATGAAAGAAAGAGGTACCTCTATCACGGTCCTTTAAATATTTGACTTTAGCAATCTGAGTCATGAAAAGCTTGTTAGCCTCGGCTATTCTATTagcttctctttttttttcatgCCAATTTACCTCAGAGTTCTTCATCATCTGGGGAGTCATGTAATAGTTGTTGTAGACCCATCACTTCCTCTATATCAGTTTTAGCTCTCATAGATATGTGAGAGAAATGTAAAGAGTTCAAGTTCCTAAGTGGGATTTTTAGAGCCTGCAACTTTTTAGCCACCCTAAATTGCATATACCCCTGGATTCTAAGTCCCCAACCTCTCTTGACAACCTCTTGAAAATCATTGTGGTCCACCCACATGTTGAAGAATATAAAAGGTTTCCAACCTGTGTTTTCCTGCTCAAAAAGAGTCACATTACATATAGAGTGGTTAGACAGTAAACCAGGAAACTGAAAATCAACATGAGCATTGAAATCAGATAAAATCCAATTAGAGTTAGCCACTGCTATCCAATTTACACCAGGCAGTTCCATTCGGCCATTTAAGGAAACTACCATTAAAGTTCAAATCCCTAAGGCCAGATTCATTAAAACATTCATTTATATCTTTTACCTCATAAGCTATGATAGGCACACCATTTTGCTTCTCCTCTAGTGATAGGACACAGTTGAAGATCCCCAGCACCAGCCAAGGGTCTGAAGTTTGGCTGAATTTAGTGAGGTCTTGCCATAATGACCTTCTAGCAACAATAGAGTTGAAACTATACACAAAGCTCAAGGTGAAACAGTTTGATGTAACTAAACAAGTAGTCTTACAATGTTTTACCTAGGCTTGCATACTCACAATCTGTAGTTTGAACTTTCTAGGAATTCCATAGCACTAAGATTCTCCCTGCCCTGTGGTGTTCGAAGTTGTTGGCTTGCTTCCATGATCTAAACTTTTTGTTCATTAGTTTTTCTAACTTTTCAGATGACAACTTAGTTTCCATAATGCCTATAACATCAATCTTATTTTTCTTCATGAGGTCAAAGACCCCTTTTTTTTTCAAGGGATTATTAAAGCCCCTTATGTTCCATGCAGTTATCTTCATGATGTAGGAAGGGGACCTAGCCCCTTGTTCCTAGTTATTTGGTTTGCAACCCCCTTTTCTTTATAGCCTTCTTGTTTTTCACCTGAATGAAC
It includes:
- the LOC131147150 gene encoding uncharacterized protein LOC131147150 yields the protein MASLSTLLKPISESSYLRAQVSHYLPNSSLSSRKISFSGTGSGRFQLGIVVRSSNRDETIVVSTQQSDVPLLSCSEAIERLKINREKFKGKQQFPAMYSSIFGGITTDPSAMVIPLDDHMVHRGHGVFDTAAIMDGLVIIASQKGSLLLVSGTPRQSSGSLLVFSWLLGAVILVATLLCTSWSLSLPLASVSPSSVSSQFSTVSCLLLRRRLCIRCHCGLFVVSWFVVSFSDVVSVSPVSSPFVVSALVVVVVSRTLLLPLSVVSRLGLVSFLIL